From Lawsonia intracellularis PHE/MN1-00, the proteins below share one genomic window:
- a CDS encoding EVE domain-containing protein — protein MQYWLFKSDTDCYSINDLQSAPNQTTSWDGVRNYQARNFMRDEMRIGDLGFFYHSGKLPEIAGIVKVVKESYPDHTAQDPENDHYDPSATPENPRWYMVDVQLVKVFHPTIPRNLLRLQHDLSGMELLKAGSRLSIQPVSQEHFNNIIRLADEIQKANTN, from the coding sequence ATGCAGTATTGGCTTTTTAAAAGTGATACCGATTGTTACTCAATCAATGATTTACAGTCTGCACCAAATCAAACAACAAGTTGGGATGGTGTAAGAAATTACCAGGCAAGAAATTTTATGAGAGATGAAATGAGAATAGGAGATCTTGGCTTTTTTTATCATAGTGGGAAATTACCTGAAATTGCTGGTATTGTTAAAGTGGTTAAAGAAAGTTATCCTGATCATACAGCACAAGATCCAGAAAATGATCATTATGATCCATCAGCTACGCCAGAAAATCCAAGATGGTATATGGTCGATGTTCAGTTGGTTAAGGTATTTCATCCAACTATTCCAAGAAATTTATTGCGATTACAGCATGATCTCTCAGGGATGGAACTTTTGAAGGCAGGAAGTCGACTTTCTATTCAACCTGTTTCTCAAGAACATTTTAATAATATTATTAGACTGGCTGACGAAATTCAGAAAGCTAACACTAATTGA
- the wbaP gene encoding undecaprenyl-phosphate galactose phosphotransferase WbaP, which produces MIKVKKFFLNFTTRRTLILVCSDCIALLSTVIIAAYIRNIFTPVEFSQHWTLLLFLLVAIFVNYMKELYDATPPPLPEEVKSLSLSVSLAYFCIAIYLFFFRADLPSRLVYMASWMASLIVVPVIRCNVRQYFSRKSWWGIPTIFLGNGSILSLIQKYLVKHPEFGLTPMGYAYSINQTIEDKEDKTSDGYLKPSLMYLETEQKIKQFVSNHPRSCAFVLLSKDDIYHTKLEKVATTLFSSIILVSEDFFKCGIPLWVRPLEIGSFLCLKVRQNLLDPRKLVVKRCIDLILSIIIGIATFPLICFIAIWIRLESPGPIFFRQLRIGREGKPIWIVKFRTMVQNAEQVLQKTLDENEELRNEWKADQKLRYDPRITKVGKLLRRTSLDELPQIWNVLLGDMSLVGPRPIVEEEVARYGDAYALYIKVRPGITGLWQVSGRNDLTYNQRVQTDWYYISNWSVWLDIVILARTIPVVVKRKGAY; this is translated from the coding sequence ATGATTAAGGTAAAAAAGTTTTTTTTAAACTTCACGACAAGGCGTACACTAATATTAGTATGCTCAGACTGTATAGCACTTTTAAGTACAGTTATTATTGCTGCATATATACGGAATATTTTTACACCAGTCGAATTTTCACAACATTGGACCTTATTATTATTCCTTCTTGTAGCTATTTTTGTTAATTATATGAAGGAACTTTATGATGCTACGCCTCCACCTCTTCCTGAAGAGGTGAAAAGTTTGAGTCTTTCAGTTTCATTAGCTTATTTTTGTATTGCTATTTATTTATTCTTTTTTAGAGCAGATCTTCCTTCTCGTCTTGTTTATATGGCCTCTTGGATGGCAAGTTTAATTGTTGTTCCTGTCATTCGTTGTAATGTTAGGCAGTATTTTTCAAGAAAATCTTGGTGGGGAATACCAACAATTTTTTTGGGCAATGGTAGTATTCTTTCATTGATTCAAAAATATTTAGTAAAACATCCAGAATTTGGTTTAACACCTATGGGCTATGCGTATTCTATAAATCAAACAATAGAAGATAAAGAGGATAAGACTTCCGATGGATATTTAAAACCTTCTTTAATGTACCTTGAGACAGAGCAAAAAATTAAACAATTTGTATCTAACCATCCAAGAAGCTGTGCATTTGTTCTTTTATCAAAAGATGACATATACCATACAAAGCTTGAGAAGGTAGCCACAACTTTGTTTTCTTCCATTATCCTTGTTTCTGAAGATTTTTTTAAGTGTGGTATTCCTCTATGGGTTCGTCCTTTAGAAATTGGTTCTTTCCTTTGTTTGAAAGTAAGACAAAATTTGCTTGATCCACGAAAGCTAGTTGTTAAAAGGTGTATAGATCTTATTTTATCTATTATTATAGGTATTGCTACTTTCCCACTCATTTGTTTTATTGCAATTTGGATACGGTTGGAATCACCAGGGCCTATTTTTTTTAGGCAATTACGTATTGGTCGAGAGGGTAAGCCTATTTGGATAGTGAAGTTTCGTACTATGGTCCAAAATGCAGAACAAGTCTTACAAAAAACTTTAGATGAAAATGAAGAATTAAGAAATGAATGGAAAGCTGATCAAAAGTTACGGTATGATCCAAGAATTACAAAGGTAGGTAAGTTGTTAAGACGAACAAGCTTAGATGAACTTCCTCAAATATGGAATGTACTACTAGGAGATATGAGTCTTGTTGGCCCACGTCCAATTGTAGAAGAAGAGGTAGCCCGCTATGGCGATGCTTATGCTTTGTATATAAAGGTTCGTCCAGGAATTACAGGATTATGGCAAGTATCTGGACGAAATGATTTAACATATAATCAACGTGTACAAACAGACTGGTATTATATTTCTAACTGGTCAGTATGGTTAGATATTGTTATATTAGCTCGTACAATTCCTGTTGTAGTTAAACGTAAGGGTGCATATTGA
- a CDS encoding glycosyltransferase yields the protein MRIAIVHYWLIGMRGGEKVIESLCRLYPQADIFTHCVDKDQLSPLLKNKTIYTTFINSLPFATRYYKYYLPLMPLALEQLDLRGYDLIISSESGPAKGLIVHSSARHICYCHTPMRYLWDCYHTYLENKGIVTRTIIRPIFHYLRMWDISSAVHPDIILANSHTVAQRVQRCWGRSASVIYPPVELDLFKPTRDVGDYYLCFGQLVEYKRVDLAIKVASETGRKLIVAGDGDAYTKLKQLAGPSVIFIGKISMDERAKLLAGCRALLFPGEEDFGIVPIEAMASGRPVIAYSKGGASETVSDGITGFFFHEQTPEALLKAIEYFEKHEHTINTQQLVKHASKFSETQFHQAFSKVVDNLCASKDNIQ from the coding sequence ATGCGGATTGCTATTGTTCATTATTGGCTTATAGGAATGCGAGGAGGAGAGAAAGTTATTGAGTCTCTTTGTCGTCTTTACCCTCAAGCGGATATTTTTACTCACTGTGTAGATAAGGATCAACTTTCACCTTTATTAAAAAATAAGACTATTTATACTACATTTATTAATAGTCTTCCTTTTGCAACTCGGTACTATAAGTATTATCTTCCGCTTATGCCTTTAGCTCTAGAACAGCTTGATCTTCGGGGGTATGATTTAATAATTTCCAGCGAATCCGGCCCTGCAAAAGGACTTATTGTTCATTCTTCTGCTCGACATATATGTTATTGTCATACTCCCATGAGGTATTTATGGGACTGTTATCACACTTATCTTGAGAATAAAGGTATAGTAACACGAACTATCATTCGTCCTATTTTTCATTACTTACGGATGTGGGATATAAGTTCTGCGGTACACCCTGATATTATTCTTGCAAATTCTCATACAGTAGCACAACGTGTGCAACGTTGCTGGGGACGTTCAGCTTCTGTTATTTATCCACCTGTTGAGCTTGACCTATTTAAACCCACAAGAGATGTTGGTGATTATTACCTATGTTTTGGTCAGCTTGTAGAGTATAAGAGGGTAGATTTGGCTATTAAAGTTGCATCGGAAACAGGTCGTAAATTAATTGTTGCTGGTGATGGAGATGCATATACAAAACTTAAACAACTGGCAGGTCCAAGTGTTATTTTTATAGGTAAAATTTCTATGGACGAAAGGGCTAAATTACTAGCTGGTTGTCGTGCACTACTCTTCCCTGGGGAAGAAGATTTTGGTATAGTTCCTATAGAAGCTATGGCATCAGGAAGACCTGTCATTGCTTATAGCAAAGGAGGGGCATCAGAAACAGTTTCTGATGGTATAACAGGTTTTTTCTTTCATGAACAAACACCAGAAGCTTTATTAAAGGCTATTGAGTATTTTGAAAAACATGAACATACCATTAATACTCAGCAGCTTGTAAAACATGCCTCTAAATTTAGTGAGACTCAATTTCATCAAGCGTTTTCAAAAGTTGTTGATAACTTATGTGCTAGTAAGGATAACATACAATAA
- a CDS encoding sodium:proton antiporter: MKLFHVLFLVLTILFFIPFSVLAATGHYELHGTELSIIWVIPFICMLLSIALGPLIIPHFWHHNFGKISVFWGLAFLIPCAVIFGIPLTAYQLLHTIFLEYIPFIVLLLVLFTVAGGVRLKGHLIGKPIVNTGLLFIGTILASWMGTTGAAMLLIRPLIRANEHRKYVIHSVIFFIFLVANIGGSLTPLGDPPLFLGFLKGVHFFWTTTHLFPMTVILSILLLTIYFILDSILYKKEGSPLPQNISDNPGQLGIEGKVNLILLLCVVLTVLMSGVWNPDISINIYGISIALQDLSRDIILLLLTGISLKLTKKESRKLNGFSWEPIQEVAKLFIGIFISMIPAITILRAGEHGVLAPVIELVFKDGQPVNSMFFWLTGILSSFLDNAPTYLVFFNTATGDATHLMGEWAKTLCAISAGSVFMGAVTYIGNAPNFMVRSIAVTHGISMPSFFGYMLWSICILFPCFILLTWLFF; encoded by the coding sequence ATGAAGCTATTCCATGTTCTCTTCCTAGTACTTACAATATTATTCTTCATACCATTTAGTGTATTAGCTGCAACTGGACACTACGAATTACATGGCACAGAACTTTCAATAATATGGGTAATACCTTTTATTTGTATGCTTCTATCAATTGCTCTTGGACCTCTTATAATTCCTCACTTCTGGCATCATAACTTTGGGAAAATTTCTGTCTTCTGGGGACTTGCCTTTCTCATTCCCTGTGCTGTTATATTTGGAATACCTCTAACAGCTTATCAACTCTTACATACAATATTCCTTGAGTATATTCCATTTATTGTCTTACTTCTTGTACTCTTTACAGTAGCAGGAGGCGTTCGTCTCAAAGGTCACCTTATTGGAAAACCAATAGTCAACACAGGACTTCTTTTTATTGGAACTATATTAGCAAGCTGGATGGGTACTACTGGTGCAGCAATGCTACTTATTCGTCCACTCATTCGTGCAAATGAACATAGAAAATATGTTATACATTCTGTAATATTTTTTATTTTCCTTGTAGCCAATATAGGAGGTTCCTTAACTCCACTAGGTGATCCTCCCTTATTTTTAGGCTTTCTTAAAGGTGTTCACTTTTTTTGGACAACAACACACCTCTTTCCTATGACAGTTATTCTTTCTATCCTTTTACTTACTATCTATTTTATACTTGATAGTATATTATATAAAAAAGAAGGCTCTCCTTTACCTCAAAATATATCAGATAATCCAGGTCAGTTAGGAATTGAAGGAAAAGTAAATCTTATACTTTTACTTTGTGTAGTTCTTACTGTATTAATGTCAGGAGTATGGAATCCTGATATATCTATCAACATCTATGGAATAAGCATAGCTCTACAAGACCTCTCTAGAGATATTATACTCCTATTATTAACAGGAATATCTCTCAAGCTGACAAAAAAAGAGTCTCGAAAACTTAATGGATTTTCTTGGGAACCCATACAAGAAGTTGCAAAACTCTTTATAGGTATTTTTATTAGTATGATTCCTGCAATAACTATCCTTAGAGCTGGAGAACATGGTGTCCTTGCTCCGGTTATTGAACTTGTTTTTAAAGATGGACAGCCTGTTAATAGTATGTTTTTTTGGCTTACAGGTATTCTTTCATCCTTTTTAGATAATGCTCCAACTTATCTAGTATTTTTTAATACAGCCACAGGTGATGCTACTCATCTAATGGGGGAATGGGCAAAAACTTTATGTGCTATTTCTGCTGGCTCAGTATTTATGGGGGCAGTTACTTATATTGGGAATGCACCTAACTTTATGGTTCGTTCTATTGCTGTAACACATGGAATATCTATGCCAAGTTTCTTTGGATACATGTTATGGTCTATTTGTATCCTTTTCCCATGTTTTATTTTACTTACATGGCTCTTTTTTTAA
- a CDS encoding polyprenyl synthetase family protein, whose product MNIYTTYIEQELPYINAAIKKSIAELPSSIQPVAEHILLSKGKRLRPMLTILLSRLFGYNEDDIYPLAISVEFLHAATLLHDDVLDNALLRRNTITAHNLFGTVSTILAGDALLAKGNLLVATYGCQKCILTISQALYQTAHGEILEIYNQGEIWENKNIYLEIITGKTAWVIQAACKVGALKAGATPQQVDVAALFGYNLGIAFQIIDDALDFLPSKDTGKPEGGDIREGKFTPPLFYYLKTLSLEEKNIFIKKFQTHNFTDEEILTITRVIHEQNFDQKTRELANVYFQKALTNLELLTNVPKPEYKTILIECLNYISTRTS is encoded by the coding sequence ATGAATATCTATACTACTTATATAGAACAAGAGCTGCCTTACATTAATGCTGCTATAAAAAAAAGCATAGCAGAACTCCCTTCATCTATTCAGCCTGTAGCTGAACATATTCTTCTCTCAAAAGGTAAAAGATTACGTCCAATGCTTACTATCCTCCTCTCTCGACTTTTTGGTTATAATGAGGATGATATCTATCCATTAGCAATTTCAGTTGAGTTTCTTCATGCAGCGACATTACTACATGATGATGTATTAGATAATGCGCTATTAAGACGTAATACTATTACAGCTCATAACCTCTTTGGGACTGTTTCTACTATACTTGCAGGTGACGCACTGCTTGCAAAAGGCAATTTACTTGTAGCAACCTATGGATGTCAGAAATGTATCCTAACGATATCCCAAGCTCTTTACCAAACAGCACATGGTGAAATTCTTGAGATATATAATCAAGGGGAAATATGGGAAAACAAAAATATTTATTTAGAAATTATTACTGGAAAAACAGCTTGGGTTATTCAAGCAGCTTGTAAAGTTGGTGCACTGAAAGCAGGTGCTACTCCACAACAGGTGGATGTTGCTGCTTTATTTGGCTATAATCTTGGTATTGCTTTTCAAATCATAGATGATGCATTAGACTTCTTACCTTCTAAAGATACAGGCAAACCTGAAGGAGGAGATATACGAGAAGGCAAATTTACACCACCACTTTTTTACTATTTAAAAACACTTTCTTTAGAAGAAAAAAATATATTTATAAAAAAATTTCAAACTCATAACTTTACAGATGAAGAGATACTTACTATTACCAGGGTCATCCATGAACAAAATTTTGATCAAAAAACACGGGAATTAGCCAATGTTTATTTTCAAAAAGCTTTAACAAATTTAGAATTATTAACTAATGTTCCCAAGCCTGAATACAAAACCATACTCATAGAATGCCTCAATTACATCTCTACAAGAACCTCATAA